The stretch of DNA CTGATATTAAAAATAAAGATCTGGTGAAGGTATTGCTATGTGTTGAAGGACCTACTGACATAACTGCTTTCAAATGCCTAAGTAGAGCCCTTAATGTAGATGATCCAACAATTTTAAATTTGGACAATGATTCAAGGATTGCTTTTGTTCTTCTAGGCGGTGGAACACTTAAACACTGGGTTGAAAATAATTATTTACAAGGTTTGGGACTTCCTGAAGTTCATATATATGATAGAGATGTTCAAAGCTATGCTGATAAAATAAAAATTGTAAACTCAAGACCAGGCAGATCGTGGGGTGTTTTAACAAAAAAGTTAGAAATTGAAAATTATCTACATAGGGAGGCAATATATGAGGCACTCAAAATATCAATATCATTCGGTGATGAAGATGACATTCCTGAATTAATTCACCTTCAAAAAGGATGGAATCACAACACTATAAAAAATAAACTCGCAAACTATGCATTCCCTAAAATGACTGCTCAAAGGATTAAAGACAGAGATCCCGATGGAGAAGTTGAGGGTTGGTTAAGAAAAATTGAAAAAATGTTTTAAAAAAATTCACGGGAAGACCGAATAAATCTCTTCCCTGCTTTTTACACGATAAAAAATAATCTTATTGTCCTCTGTAATTTCAAACCCAATCCTGTACCTGCCCTGACGAATCCTGAAAAATCCGGGCATTCATTTCATCCTTCCGATATCAAATTCTGAAAAAATATCATCAGATTCAGGTATTTCATTAAAAACAAGTTTCTCAATGCGTTTCTGAACAGGATTTGGTATTTTGGAGAGATCCTTCAGGAAAGATTTCTTATAGTAGCATTCAGGCATTTCAGGCGGATTCTTTCAAGCCCCTGTAATATTTCAAAGCATCAGAGCGGTTGAGCGGTTCTTCGTCATCCGCTTCATTGATACATTTTGCAAGCCCGAAATCCTCGATGACGGATTCAATCTTCTCAAAGGTTGAAATATCCAGGATTACACCGACCGGTTTGTTATCTTCGGACATAATATACCGGCGTTTTATATCGAACATCAAAATCTCTCCCAAAAACGTTCATGAAACAAATGTTTCATGCACTGTTCATGTAAATCACAAAGTGATTTGCATGTAAAAATTATTCCATCAAAAAGACCGCAGCAGCGACAACGGTCGTCCAGAGGCCGTCGGCATCGACGATCGCCGATTCGGTTATGTTCATGGTTTTCGCGGGAACCTTTTGCCAGACGCTTTTGAACATGTTTTCCGCGATCTTCTCGGCATAATCCCCTGCCTCCTCCTTCGTCTCGTCGTAGGTGTGGTATTCGGTAAAATATCCCCAGTTCGTCTCGGGCTTCTCCGGGATGGCACATCCCACGGACGCCGTGATCCTCCGCGAAGGCTCTTTGGACGAAAGCCGTGACAGGACGGTGAAGACCACACTGCCGGGAAAAAGCTCTTTGATACCCGCACTCCGGGATATGATTTGGCATTTCGGCGGTAAAATCGAACTTACTTCGACAAGATTATAGCACTCTATCGAGGCCCGGCGGAGGGCCATCTCGAAGGAAGTCAGCTTGTCCTCATGACTCCCGCATCCGGAGGTGAAAAACACCTTCTTTGGTACAAATTGTCCGGTCATTTGTTTATCACCCGGTTTTACATGAAACAGTCCATGAAACCTTTGTTTCATAAACGTTTTTTTGAATAATTTTGATTTTTCACGTATTAAAACTATATAGCACGAAAAATACCGGATTCCCATAGATAGCTCCGGCTGGTTTTCGATATCGCAAATACCGGCGATTATAGCTCCTGTTCGGGCTCTTTTACAAAGAATGTCAGAACCGTCGTAGCGAGGCAGATCATGAGCGCAATGGCGAAGGTGTAGGTAAATCCGGTAACCATGAACTCCGGGACCGGCTGGACGGGGGCCATGTACATCTCGCCGCCGGAGATGCCGATGATCTCTTCGAGCGCCGTCCCGAATACGACGATCCCGAGAGCCGAGCCGAAGTTCCCGAAGGTCTTCATTATCCCGGAGGACACCCCTTTCTTGTCGGGCGGACTGTGCCCGAGTATCAGTTTCCGGTTGGGGGTCAGGAAAATTCCCATCGAAAAGCCGAATACCGCAAGTGCGAGAGCTGAAAAAATGTATCCCATAATACCGGCAAACAACGAAAAGATCAGGAAGACCATTGTTACGGTCAGGCATCCGGAGGTGCATAACATCTTCGAGCCGACTTTATCCGACACCTTCCCTGCGAACGGTGCGACAATCATCGAAACCGTTGCAGGGATCAGAAGGAGAAGCCCGACAAGGGCAAGATCGAAGCCCTTGACGATCTCGAAATACAGCGTAAAGATCAGTATTATCCCGGTGAATACGGTTTTTATCATAAAACCGGAGACATTCGCAAGGACGAACGAATTGTTGCCGAAAAGCCTGAAGTCGAGAACCGGCTCACTGGCACGATTCTCCCACACGACAAAGGCAATCCAGAATATAGCCGAAAGAACGAATACGGCCACAATCGGTGTCGATGTCCAGCCGAACTCCCGTCCCTTGTTCAGGCCGAGAAGAAGAGTAGAGATCCCGAGAACCATGAAGAACGTCCCGGGAATGTCGAAAGACCAGACCTTCGTCCCCGGTGTTATCTTCGGAATAAACCTGTAGGCGAGCAGCATTCCGGCAATACCTATCGGGACGCAAAAGAAGAAGATGTACTGCCATCCGGCGAATGAGGTTATAATCCCCCCTGCAACAGCCCCGAGTGCAATCCCGGTAGTTGCAAGCGTGGCGATTATACCCAGGCCAAAACCCTTCTCTTCTTTCGGGAGGAAATTCACGATAATCACCGGAGCCGTCGCGGAAAGCATCGCTCCTCCAACCGCCTGGACCATCCTGAAAAAGATAAGAAAATGTATTCCGGGAGAAAAACCACACAGAAATGTTCCGGCAGTAAATACGGCAAATCCCGAGATGAATATCTTTTTTACGCCTTTGATATCGGCAAGTCTCCCGAATGCAAGAATCGTTCCCGACAGGACGACGAGATAGATTACCAGAGCCCACGAGACCGTGCTCAGATTCGAATCGAAATACAGTGCAATCGAAGGAAGTGAGACATTCAGGAGACTGATATTGAACGAACCGATAAATACCCCGAGACCGACGGTGAAGATCAGCCATTTCACGGGATAGTCCCGGTTACCTCGCCCCTCCATACTACCTTGTTGTGAAAAAAGAATTATAAATTATTTGATCCCCTGCGGGATTACTGCTGGCCGGGGGCTGTTGTGGGCTGGAGGGGTACATAGACCCTTGTCCCGAGTTCCTTGTCGAGAGTATAGAGCAGCGAGAGGTTGTCGGTCTTTTCAATCTTTTCAAGCTGATCGACGATTTGCCCTGCATCGTCCTCTTCTTCGACCTGCTCGTCGACGAACCACTGGAGCATGTTGCTTGTGGCATGGTCCTTCTCCTCGGTTGCAATATCAACGAGGTTGTAGATCATCTTCGTAACATTCTGCTCGTGTTCGAGCGAATGCCTGAAGGCTGCAAGCGGAGAGGCCCATTCAGACTGAGGGGCATCGATCGGCTGGAGGACAACTCTTCCGCCCCTCGATATGACATACCTGTAGATCTTGATTGCATGATCCCTCTCCTCCTGTGCCTGGACATATTCCCACTGTGCAAATCCTTTCAGCCCTTCCGATTCATACCATGATGACATCGACAGGTAGAGATACGATGAGTAAAGCTCCCACTTGATCTGGTCGTTCAATGCCTGTTCCATTCTTTGATTTATAGCCATTTTCTTATTCTCCTGTCATTCGAAGATTGATTTGAAATTATTTAATCCTTGCTGAGACTGCAAAATTAACTGTTCAGGTATTCAAGCACCGCCTTCCTGCGATCTTCGGGATCAGAGGTGGTGTTACTGAATCTCTCTTCAAAGATCTCTCTTTCGGCCCTGTATATCAGCCCGAGCGGGATTCTGGCATCGCTGTTGTAGTCCCACTCCGAGGCTGCTGAGAAAGCCCTGTTGATATCCCCGGTATCTCCCTCGTAATCGTAAACATGCTCGTCGTAGCATTGCGATTTGTTATAGAAGCTCGCACAGATCTGGATCACCTCGATGAAAGAAAATCCCCTGTGGGATATTCCTTTCTTAATCAGGTCCTGGAGATGGTCCATTCTCCCGGTATACCCCCTTCCGATAAATGTCGCACCCGAACAGAGCATCAGCTTCAGGGGATTGAACGGCAGGTCGCTCCCGTCAGGGGGATTTGATTTGCCGTGATAGCTGTCCGGTGAAGTGGGCGTGTACTGCCCGGTGGTAAGGCCGTAGACGCGGTTGTCATGCACGACTACGGTAATATCAAGGTTTCTCTTTGCAGCGAAGAGAAGATGTTCGAGGCCCTCCGCATAGGAATCCCCGTCGCCGACGCAGCATATGACCTTCAGGTCAGGGTTCGCAATCTTGATCCCTGTTGCATAAGGAATCGCCCTTCCGTGCAGGGAGTAGAGGGTGTTGATGTTGAGATAGTCCGCGATCTTGGCGTGGCAGCCGATACCTGTAACAAGAACGATCTGTTCGGGTTTTATTCCCTCCTTCCCGAATTCTTCGATAATATTCTTTATCGAATGAAGGATTGCAAAGTTGCCGCATCCCTCGCACCAGGTATTGGGGGCATCCGTGATCAGGTTCCCGGCAGCCATCACAGCACCTCCTTAAGCCGTTCTTCAAGCGTTTCGATCGTCATCTGCCTCCCGGTGTAATTCAGGATCATAGCGTCGACGGAATACCCGTGGTTTCTTATGATCTCTGCAAGCTGCCCGGTTGAATTGTCCTCGACGACGATCATGCGTTCGTAACCCGAGACCAAATCTTCGAACTGCTTCTCAGGGAAGGGGTGAAGCACCACAGGCTGGACCGATCTCAGCCCCGTCTTCCCGCATACCTCGCTGCAGAGCGGACCGTTGGAGCCCCAGGAGACGACGACGGTTTTCGACTTCTCGTTCCCGGACCTGATGATGCAGTCTTCTTTCTCCATCGCCTCTTTTATGGCATGGTCTTTCAGCATCCGTTTTTCGGCAAGCTTTTCCAGGATCAAAGGATTGTCCGTTGAAATTCCCGATTCGTCATGAGTTTTGCCGTTGATCTTTACAGGCCCGAAATCCCCGGTGAAAAACCCGGCCGGAGATATTCCGTCGCCTGTGAATTTGTACCTGAGGTAATCTCCGTAACCTGCGGCGGCAACGGATGCGGTATAATCATATCTTTCATCTACGACATTAGCCGGATCAAAGCTGTAAAGGGAATCGCCGAGCGTTACATCCGTCAGGACGATGACCGGGATCTGGAACTTCCACGCAAGACCGACCGCCTTTGCAGACCACACAAATGCCTGCTCCGCATTGCCGGGGGAGACTACGATTCGCGGAAACTCCCCGTGTCCTGCGGATATTACATACGGAAGATCGCTCTGTGCAGTATATGTCGGAGCACCCGTCGACGGGGACTGCCTCTGGGCGTTGACGATCACGATCGGCACTTCGGCGATGCCGGAAAACGACAACCCCTCGTTCATCAGGCAGAAACCGCCTCCCGACGTTCCGACCGCGGCTTTAGATCCGCAGCAGGCCATACCCTCGGCCATAAGGATGGCTGCAATCTCCCCTTCGGGCTGAAAAACTTTGATATTGAATTCATCCTTTTTGGACGAGAGAAAATGAAGAATTCCCGAAGCAGGAGACATGGGGTATGCGATATATCCTTCGACTCCACCGTATGCCAGCCCGAGCCCTACGGCTTCACTTCCCGAGACGACTTTATCATTTTTCCTGCCTGCGCCTGCCCGGTTCAGGGATATTTTCTTTTCCGCGTGTTCGAAACCGCTCTTTGCGACTTTCAGGTTCAGATCGCTTTTTACCGGGAATTTGCCCCTTAGGATCGGCTCCACGTGTGACCATTCAAAACCTGCGGATTTGCAGAAGGCACCTATAAGGCATGAATTTATCATGATCGGAATTCCGGCCGCATCCTCTACGATGGAACTTGCAGGAATACCCGTGCCTTCCACTTTTTTCACCCTGTCCGAGTTGAATATTACCACTGTATCCTTGGAAAAATTATCCTTATGGAGGTTTATCGTATTTTTATCGAGGGCAATTGCGATATCGTATCTTCTTTTTATTCCGCCGGGACTTCCTTTCGATGCCCTGATTACTGAAAAATTGTGGCCCCCTTTTATCAGAGACGGGTGATCGAATATCATGAAGATGTTATAACCGCTTTCGGACATTATCTCGGCAATAACCTGCCCGGCCCGGTTTATTCCTTCACCTGCCTTTCCTCCGATCAGTATTTCGATCTCATCTTCAGTTTCTTTCATAAAAACTGAAAAGGGGGGTATGTGATATATTCCTTTTTATTGTTGAAATTCAGCTCTTTACAATCGGGCAGGCGTTCCTGTCGAACGGATTGATCCTCATCTGCAGCGAGAACAGGTAAGGGAAATGCTCGTCGAGATACTCCATATATTCGATCCAGCTTATCACTATTCTCCCGTAAACACGGTTTATGTCTCCCTTAAGGTGGGTAACATCGGTTCCGGGCAGTTCCCTGAACTCCTCCCTGTAGCCGAGCTCCTCCTGTAGATGGAAGACCGCCCTCAGGAGTTCGGTAAAGGATTCGTTCTCGAGAAGGATCGGGTTTTCCAGAAGCCGCAGGAGAAAGTCTCTCTTTTCCATGAGATATTCCTTCAGAGCGGCCATATCATCGAGTGAGAGGTCGGCAGAATAATCGAAATTTTCGCATTTCTTTTTTGCACCGGAAAAACTGTCTTTTCCCCATTCGCCGGTCACATCGAGCATTGAAGAGAGAGTGTTGCAGTCTTTGTCCGCCCTGGTGAAAAGCGATATCAGGTCGTTTCCGGTTTCAGAGAAAAACGTGCCGATTACCATGTTCATCTTCCTCAGTCTTTCTCTCTGCGATCTCATGGTGAGAAGCCTGTTAATTACAAGCGTTACCAGAAGGACGTTTATCGGGAGAAAACCAAGAGAATTGAATACATAATTCACCGTGTCTCCGGGATTCTGAAGGATCAGAAATTTCAGTGAATATATAATCACAGTAACCAGTACAAGAACGATTCCGAGTTTCATTTCCCAGTTCATCTTCATAATTAGACAAATATCCATTTATGGAATAAAAAAATGCCCTTTTCGGAAACACAAAAAAATAAAATACCAGGCATCCATAACAAATTCTATGAAAAAAATTATCTTATCATTTCTGGTTTTGGTGATTTTTGCCTTAATTTTCGCGTGCGGATGTACCGATTCGGGGAGTTCTTCAACATCGGCAGGAACGACTACGGCAACGGAATCTGCACAAGGGTCCGGGTTCTCGCTTAGTCCGACCGCTACGGACGAGATACCATCTGATTACCAGGTCGGAGCAAAGGCGTACAAGGACCCGATCAGCGCAATGATCAATGTCGAGTTCACCGGCGGTAAAGGATTATACATGACCGAATCCGTATCCACGACAGTATATCTCTCTGACGGCAGCACGGTCACCGAAAGTATCGAACCCCAGATGGGCTCCGATGTCGAGATCCAGGGAACAAAAGGGGAAGACAGGGTGACTGTGACCGCAACAATGCAGAACGGCCAGTCCTACAAGATCTTCGACGAGATTATCGGGTACAGGGACTGAATAATCAAAAATCAATTTTTAATTATTTTCCATTTTAAAAGAACGCCTGAATCGATCTTTTCCATGCTGGCAATCTCAAGTTTTGTGAATTCATTCTCGCGAATGAAACCGGTTCCGTCTGCAGGCGTCGGCGCCGATGCTCCCCCGATAATTACGTTCCCTATGCATGTATAGTATTCATCGACCAGGTCATCTTCGAACAGCGACCAGATCAGGCTCCCTCCGCCCTCGACCATCAGTGTTTCAATACCCATTTCGGCAATTTTTGCGAGGAAAATCCTGAGATCCACCCTTTCGTCACCTGCCTGAACTATCTCCGCATATTTTCCGAGTTCATCAATCTTTTTCGGATCTGCAGATTTGGATACCGCAATTATTCTCCTCCCCGGACCTTTATGCAATATTTCTGCACTGCATGGAGTTCTCGCTTTGCTGTCGACGATTATCCTGACGGGATTCTCATCCCTTCCGGAAGAAAGGCGTTTTTCCTTTAACTCCGGTGATTTAACAGTAAGCGACGGATCATCTGCAAGCACGGTTCCAATCCCGACCATAATTGCATCGTTTTCCGCCTTCAGAATATCTACCCGCCTGAAATCATCCTGCCCGGAGATCTTCACCTGTTTTCGCTCAATAGTAGAGAGTTTGCCGTCTGCGCTCATTGCAAGATTTACTGTGACATAGGGAAACATGATCTACAAGATCTTTTTATGCTCTTATAAAAAACACTTCTCAAGCGTTAATAAGTTGAAAAAAACATTAAATCAAATACAAAAATCCTTTATTCTGGTAAGATGAACATCTTTTATATTTTATGAAAGTTGATCAAAACGAAGCCTGTTTCAGTATATCCAATAATTATTCAGATACAGAAATTATCAGGATCTTCGTTATAGCCTGCTTCATTCTTTTGTCGGTATTAGTAAGTGTCCTTGCATTCAATATACCGGAAACGCAATGGAATTACCCGGGGATATTTATCATTCCGCAGATCTATTATATTCCCATACTCCTGATATCCCTGTGGTATCCGAAAAAGGGGATGCAGGCGTCAGTATTATTAATTGCCGGATTTTTAGGCGTTTCATCATATTACTATTACATGGGTCTCCCGGTAGATCCCTTCATTGCCGGCCTTAATGTCGCCATGATCATATGGGTAGTGATAACAACCACGTACCTGGCAGAATCTTCAGGACTTGTAAATATTAAATACCGGGCTTTTTTCAGGAATGCAGGAGCAGGGATGCTTATATTTGATATAAACAATTTCAGGATTCTCGATGCCAATGAAAAAGCCAAAGAGATCCTTGGAGTTCATGATGACGAGATAATCGGAAAAAAGATTGAATCCCTGATCGATATGGATGACCTGGAACCTGAAATGTTCTATGACATTGACAATAAAAAATTCGAACTTTATTCAGGGAACGGAAAAAGAACAATCTCCCTCTCATCGCATTTCAATGATTCACTGGGCCATATAGAGTGTACTATCCTGGACATAACTGAGCAGGAAACAGAAAAAAAGAATGCAAAAGAGATTAAGATGAAGATGCTTGAATTTTTAAGATCTTCCAGTGATCTCATATTTGTCCTGGATCTCAACGGAATTATAAAATCTTTCGACTTGCAGACTGCCGGGGATTATGATATAAAAACGTCGGATTATATCGGGAAACCGGTGGAACAATTTATCCCGGAAGATTCAAAGATAAAATTTTCCAGGTATTTTGAGGAAGTCATCGACACAGGCTGCACAACCACCTTTGAGACGAAGATCAGCATAAAAGGTGAAAATAAGACATTACTGATAATAATAGGAGCAATTACATCCGCCGGAAAGACTGAAGAAGTTCTCGTCGCATTGCATGAAATAGGGAACAACCTCCCCGACAAGGAAGAACTTATTCTTGAGTTTGAAAAGAGAAGATGGGCAAATTTCATCAACACTGCTGCACATGAACTGAGAACGCCGCTCCAGCCCATTTTAGGCTACCTGCACCTGCTTACGGATAAGGATTACCAGGCAGAGATGAGCCCTGAGGTTGCATCCATAATTGAAAAGTGCCTTTTAAGTACTGAAAGAGAATGCGAAATTGTAGAAAAAATACTGGAAGCCGGACTCTCCGAATCATTTAAAATAAACCTGAATGTTGAAGAGATTGAATTAAAACAGCTTGTTGAAGAGATACTGAATATTAACAAAATTCGTTGCAATGCCGAAGTAATTGTCGATCTCAGCGATTCCGTGAGATTCAATGCAGACAGAGATCGAATATATCAGGTCTTTGAAGGTATTATTTTAAACGCGGTGAAGTATAATTCGGATCCCAAAAAAGTGTCAATCAGCTACAGGGAAGACGATTCGAACCATATTATCAGCATTTCGGATAACGGAATCGGAATCCCGCCGGACTCGGTAAATGATATCTTCGAACCGTTTTTTATAAGAAATTCTTCGGACCTCGTCAGGGGAACGGGAAGAATCGGCCTCGGGCTTTCAATTGCGAAGAGATATATCTCCCTTCATAAAGGTGATATCAGAGTTCAGAGTGTTCCGGGTGAAGGAAGCACATTCACTGTAATCCTGCCGAAAAAAATATGATCTGCTCTTTCCGTTATAATTATTTTCTTTAATTTCAATAAAATAACCTTGGAGGATAATCATGATACCGGTGGAAGTCCAGACATACGTAATTCTGCCAATATTCATATTTTTTGCACGAATTGCTGACGTTTCTTTTGGTACGCTGAGGATCATATTCATATCAAGAGGACTAAAGTACCTGGCACCCATAGTCGGTTTTTTCGAGATCAGCATATGGCTTATGGCAATAAGCCAGGTCCTTACAAATATGGGCCACTATTCTGCATTTTTAGCTTATGCCCTTGGTTTCGCAGTAGGTAACTTTGTAGGCATACTTATCGAAGAAAAAGTGGCGATGGGGGTCTCGGTTATAAGAATAATTACCCAGTATTCGGCCTTTGATCTTATAGAATACCTCAAGAGTTCGGGGTTCAGGACCACAAGCACCGAAGCACAGGGCCAGTACGGCAGCGTTTCAATAATCTATACGGTAATTAAAAGAAAACAGATTCCCGAGGTTCTTGACATACTTAAAGAATACAATCCCAATGCATTCTATACAATAGAGGATGTCAGGAGTGCCGGCGGTTCGTTTGCCCAGGTGGCGCCCAAACCGGTAAGAGGAGTCGGCAGATTTTCAAGAAAAGCCAAATAAAATTTTTAGTTTTCTCCGTCTATTACATCATCGATAAAACTCTGAAGCTGTACCAGAGTCGGAGGATCTATCCCTTTTTCAACCGCGAGAAAGATCCCCGACATATCAAAGATTCTTAATTTGCTGGCGATGAAATGAATGAATTTAATCAAATTTTCAGGTGTAATGTAGATAAGCATACTGTTTACCGTATTCAGGAGAACGCATACTTTGTTGTTTTTAGTTTCTTTCAGGACTTTCGATACGGCAATCCCCATGGAAGTCAGGTCCGAGGGAGAACTTACAAATATACAGTTTTTGGAATCTTCAGCCTCTTTTCCTATTGCGTACCTGGTGATTGCATCGATATAGAATACCTTTTCAGTATCGATACCTTCTTTCTGGTAATCTTTTACCAGAATGGAATACGGATTGTTTGTCGTTAACACGATAACAGTGAAACCTTCGCTTGTGACATCTTTTATTATCTCAATGTTCCTCTTTTTCAGCTCCAGGGGCTCGGACAGGACAAGGATCAGGTGGTTTTCCGATATTTCGTCAAGTAAACTTTTCATGATCCGCCTCATTGCAGTAAAAAATCCTTCAATTCATCAGGCATTTCTTTGAAAGAATTCTGAACCGCCCTGTTAAGATCCTGGAGATTTCTGAGGATCTGCTCCGAGTTCTTTATTTCAATCATTAATTCGAGCAGGATCTCTTCCGTCCCGATATCTCCAACATTTATTTTCTCATGGAGTTCATACAGATTGTCCCGTATAATCTCTACAGGGTATTTCAGCCGCATCACAGAATGGCCGATATACCTGAAGATCTCTTCCTGCATCTCCTTTTTTCTTGTTATATCCAGGCCGATTACAACATAGCCGTCAAGGTTTCTGTCATAATCATACATCATTTTGGTATTCCAGAGAACATTCTTTTTTTCTCCGGAACGGGTCAGGATCTCGGTCTCGAACATCTCCCTCTTCTGCGGATCGGAAAAAATCCCGAAGACGTTTTCCTTAACCTGTTTTCTGTACACAGGGTCCGGGTAAAGCTTTTTCCAGATTTCGTCGCTGCCAATAACTTCAGCGGCTTCATACCCGGAGATCTCTTCTGCGAAACGGTTCCATATTCTGATCCTTGCCTCCCGGTCCAGAAATATTATAAACACGTTCGCATTCATCAGGAGGACTTTGAGGCCGGTTTCAGCCCGGATTATATCGGAAATATCCAGGCCGATGATGAAATATCCCTCGCATTCTTCCGCATCGTTCCTGATCTCCTTTGTGTTCCAGGATATTATCCGCTTCTCCCGATCTTTCCGGACGATTCTTGTTTCAAATTTATCAAGACCCATCGTGTTGGATATTATCCGGTCGATTTTTCCGGTTATTTCTTTCCTGTATTCAGGATT from Methanolacinia petrolearia DSM 11571 encodes:
- a CDS encoding PAS domain-containing protein, translating into MGKKDAGPEENKRDKALNNLEYVFGEDFFKMLLMNSNVWISFIDPATRVVIWNSAAERMSGYSAEEVIGSNEIWTKLYPNPEYRKEITGKIDRIISNTMGLDKFETRIVRKDREKRIISWNTKEIRNDAEECEGYFIIGLDISDIIRAETGLKVLLMNANVFIIFLDREARIRIWNRFAEEISGYEAAEVIGSDEIWKKLYPDPVYRKQVKENVFGIFSDPQKREMFETEILTRSGEKKNVLWNTKMMYDYDRNLDGYVVIGLDITRKKEMQEEIFRYIGHSVMRLKYPVEIIRDNLYELHEKINVGDIGTEEILLELMIEIKNSEQILRNLQDLNRAVQNSFKEMPDELKDFLLQ